One Bacteroidia bacterium genomic window, CGATTCTGCCACCGGGGCCATTATGACGCCCATTTACCAGACCAGCACCTACATCCAGAAGACACCGGGAGACCACAAAGGATTTGAATATTCCAGAACGCAAAACCCGACACGGCAGGCGTTGGAACACAATCTTGCTGCGCTGGAAAATGGAAAAACCGGGATCTGTTTCAGCAGCGGTATGGGCGCTATAGATGCCATTGTCAAACTTCTCAATCCGGGCGATGAGGTAATTGCCACTCAGGATCTGTACGGAGGTTCCTACAGAATATTCAGGCATATATTTATGAAATATGGTTTGAAGTTCCATTTTGTGGATATGCGCGAACCAAAGAACATTGCCGACAAGATCAACAGCAACACGAAACTCATTTGGGTGGAAACGCCAACGAATCCAATGTTGAATATCGTGGATATCGAACAAGCGGTGGAATTGGGACGGGCTGCCAATGCGCTGGTGTGCGTGGATAATACATTTTGCTCGCCTTATCTCCAATTGCCACTTGAATTGGGTGCAGACATGGTCATGCATTCCGCTACGAAATATCTCGGTGGCCATAGCGATGTGGTAATGGGAGCCATCATCACCAGCGATGAAGATCTTGACGAGCGGCTGCGTTTCATTCAAAATAGCTGTGGTGCCGTTCCCGGCCCTCAGGATTGTTTCCTGATGCTTCGCGGAATCAAAACCCTGCACCTGCGCATGCAGCGCCATTGCGAAAATGGTCGCGCCATTGCCCATTTCCTCAAACAACACGCTGCCGTTGACCAAGTCTACTGGCCGGGGTTTGAAGATCATCCGAATCACGACATCGCCAAAAAGCAGATGAAAGATTTTGGCGGTATGGTGTCTTTCTCGCTCCGGCTCAATAATACCGAATCTGCTTTTAAGGTGCTATCTGCCACCCGGCTCTTCGCGCTTGCCGAATCTTTGGGCGGAGTAGAATCGCTCATCGGCCATCCCGCCACTATGACGCACGCCTCTATACCGGCTGAAGAAAGAGCCAAAGGCGGAATCTCTGATTCGCTTATAAGGCTTAGTGTTGGAGTGGAAGATGCTGATGATTTGATTGCAGACCTGGAGCAGGCATTAGGATAGAAAGAATTGGCCCCGCAAGATATTTTAGCGCTCAAGCCATTTCTTGATGCACAGGCAGCGCACTTTAATCACCCCCGGTTCATTCCTGAAGACCCGGTGTCAATTCCCCATCTTTTTACCAAAAAGCAGGATATAGAAATAGCCGGCTTTTTGGCTGCCATCCTGGCGTGGGGACAACGGCCTGCCATTCTCAGAAAATGCGGGGAGTTGATGATGTGGATGGACCACGATCCTCATGAGTTCATGCTGCACCATACCCAGGCCGACCTCACACCTTTCAGATCCTTTCGACACCGCACCTTCAATGGAACGGATGCAATCTGCTTCATCCGGTTTTTATCCTGCTTCTATAAGGTGCATACCTCGCTTGAGGAAGCTTTCACAAGTTCCATTAAACCTGAGGACCAAGATACAAGATCCGCATTGACAGGCTTTCATGAGCAATTTTTTGCTATGGAGGATGCTCCTCAGCGAACGCAGAAACATATCGGTACGCCAGCCAGAAAATCTGCTTGTAAACGGCTGAATATGTACTTGCGATGGATGGTTCGCAACGATGGGAAGGGAGTGGATTTTGGGCTGTGGAAGGGAATCAGCCCTGCGCAACTTGTGTGTCCGCTTGATCTGCATGTAGATCAGGTTGCCCGAGAGCTGGGCCTGCTCTCGCGAAAGCAGAAAGACTGGGCAGCAGCAACGGAACTCACAGCTAACCTGAAACTCCTGGATCCTAGAGATCCGGTAAAGTACGATTTTGCGCTGTTTGGTATGGGAGTCAGCAAAAGGAGCAGTTAGTTCTCATCAAACCATTGATATTATTTTTTACAGGTAGTGAAACTTTCCTATTTCAAATCCTATAATGTAAGAAAATAATAGCTTGATTCTAAACCCTATTTCTTTATAGCATATTCGTTATTTTTAGCCATTGAATGATTTTACGGCACTTTGATAAAGGCTTTCCCAATCCGATCAATAAATTTTCCTATTAAATCTTCTGCATTAAAAGTATTATTCTCATTTTTGCGGTGTAATAATCATCTTTTTTTGTGATGAAAAAATATTCTAAGGCAGATATGTGTCATATCAGAAAGGATTTTTTAGATATTACCTAAGTACCAACCTTAATAACATTGGCAGGAAATGGATAATAATGCGAAGATCAAAGTCAACTTGAACACTCGTGAGTTTGAGATAGAGGGTTCAGAAGAATTTATCAATAGTCACTCACACAAGATCGACTACTTCCTGCACTTTTTAAAAAATCTTCCTCCCCACTTCAGGGAAGCACTAAAGCGGGATGGTGGGAAGAATCTCTCGGCAGCATTGGCTGCTCTGAGTGAAGGAGAAGAGATTGAAAATCAAAATGTCTTGGATAACCTGCCAGATTCTTTTGCCGGTTTTTATGAACAAATGCCGCCAAATGCCAAGGATGTGGATAAGATGCTGGGAGCTGCATATTATATACAGGCAAGAGGTGATAAGAATATATTCACCACCCGCGAAGCATCAAAAACGCTAAAGACACTGGGCGTAAGGTTGTCAAATCCATCCAATGCCGTGAAGCTGAATATGGATGCCGAAAAGATGACGCAGAACGGAAAACGGATCTACCAGGTAACGGATAAGGGAATTGAGCATTTGCGAAGCATCATGTACGGCTCCAGAAACCGGTAATCATCCTGAATCCTCTTCAATAGAATTCATCCGCCAACCTTGCTATGACTTCAACGGCTCTTCTTACGACAGCCGCCTCTCTTATCCGGAATTCTTTCTCACTCGTGGGAGCGTCTGCCGGAAATACCCACAACGAAACCCTTGAGGCGCTTCATGCTGCATTGACTCATCGAATTTCGGAAATGCTGCAAAATGATCCCGGTTTGCTCAGCAATATCCTCTACCGGATTGACGTAGCCGAAACCACCGTGAGAGAGATCACAGAGCGCCAGCCACCAGGAGATGTTCCATTTCAGCTCGCCACCCTCATCATCGAGCGCCAGCTAGAAAAGGCCAAATGGCGGGCGAAAATGAAAGATTCTGCCGGGCAGTAAGGATCTCTTCAGGTTCGTGAAAAAATATCTCCAGGAATTTTTGTTTTTTGACTGTTAAACGACTATATCTTTCACCAAAATTGGCTATATTTGCTCTATTCGTTTTGTAATGCATTTATAACCAAAATATTGGAAATATGATAATAAGATTCGAGGAACTTCGGAAACTCAAGGACAACTTGCCGCATGGCGGAATCAAGCAAATTGCAACGGAACTCGACATTGATGAACAGACAGTAAGAAATTACTTCGGAGGCTACAACTTCACCAATGGAAACTATGTAGGCGTTCACTACGAAAAAGGGCCAAACGGGGGCTATGTTGAACTTGATGACGACCGGATTTACGAGGAAGCCCGTAAACTCCAGCAGCATGAACTTTCCAACGCTTAAAAATGGGACCAACACCCGGTTTTAAAAAAAGGGGAGAAACTTTAAAGTTTCTCCCCTTTTTTGTTGCCTGTGCATTTTCAGTCTCTAATCACGAGACCCTATAGGAACAGAGAGTACCGGAATGAAAGAATGATTGATCAGTCCTTCAGCTACACTTGACTT contains:
- a CDS encoding cystathionine gamma-synthase encodes the protein MKFGTKVIHAGIEPDSATGAIMTPIYQTSTYIQKTPGDHKGFEYSRTQNPTRQALEHNLAALENGKTGICFSSGMGAIDAIVKLLNPGDEVIATQDLYGGSYRIFRHIFMKYGLKFHFVDMREPKNIADKINSNTKLIWVETPTNPMLNIVDIEQAVELGRAANALVCVDNTFCSPYLQLPLELGADMVMHSATKYLGGHSDVVMGAIITSDEDLDERLRFIQNSCGAVPGPQDCFLMLRGIKTLHLRMQRHCENGRAIAHFLKQHAAVDQVYWPGFEDHPNHDIAKKQMKDFGGMVSFSLRLNNTESAFKVLSATRLFALAESLGGVESLIGHPATMTHASIPAEERAKGGISDSLIRLSVGVEDADDLIADLEQALG
- a CDS encoding TIGR02757 family protein, coding for MAPQDILALKPFLDAQAAHFNHPRFIPEDPVSIPHLFTKKQDIEIAGFLAAILAWGQRPAILRKCGELMMWMDHDPHEFMLHHTQADLTPFRSFRHRTFNGTDAICFIRFLSCFYKVHTSLEEAFTSSIKPEDQDTRSALTGFHEQFFAMEDAPQRTQKHIGTPARKSACKRLNMYLRWMVRNDGKGVDFGLWKGISPAQLVCPLDLHVDQVARELGLLSRKQKDWAAATELTANLKLLDPRDPVKYDFALFGMGVSKRSS
- a CDS encoding DNA-binding protein produces the protein MIIRFEELRKLKDNLPHGGIKQIATELDIDEQTVRNYFGGYNFTNGNYVGVHYEKGPNGGYVELDDDRIYEEARKLQQHELSNA